The following proteins are encoded in a genomic region of Alnus glutinosa chromosome 8, dhAlnGlut1.1, whole genome shotgun sequence:
- the LOC133876156 gene encoding uncharacterized protein LOC133876156: MGKPKTLDLFFKKKDESHSKVNTDTPLATEIEALVTNERPSKCPRIQPGEMDATTFQRDPGLCPQIWEFPVDLQDEMRSAYINTGPCQPILPEYPFSGEGNNRRRFQASWFNTYSTWLEYSKSKDAIFCLQCYVFAKKSTGRPGLDAFIVKGFNNWKKSRHIDKLVEKQTLQETENNRLRLKTSVDSVQWLAFQACAFRGHDERSDSKNQGNFIELIKLLATYNDDVSGLVLENAPKNAKYTSPKIQKEILHIIANKVRDVIRKEIGDAKFCILIAEARDESKREQMAIILRFVDKDGFIRERFFHVVHVNDTIALTLKKNICAVLSRYNLQIEIIRGQGYDGGSNMRGEWNGLQALFLRDCPYAYYMHYKLQLALVAASREAKHIHQFFIQLASIINIVGGSSKHHDELQSAQATEIESLIVSNKIETGKGANQIVINNISKEGANYSQRGDAEAAYMVLTSFEFVFILHLMNDIMGLTNMLCQTLQQKSIDILNAASQVSTTQLLIQQRREDGWEPLLATVKSFCEENDIDIPDMNAHYSRARGRSHHQDEGSLTTVEHHFRVDIFTAAIDFQLQELKNRFGEQAVELLTLSVALSPKDAYKSFKIDDICKLAKKFYPKDFNKQERFCLKFQLEHYKLDVPKHSDFQNMSTLSELCRGLAHSEKSKIYPLINKLIRLVLTLLVSTSTTERAFSAMKLIKTRLRSRMEDEFLAGHMVVYIEKEIAKNFTSEMIMDEFYSISNRRRA; this comes from the exons atgggcAAGCCAAAAACACTTGATttgttctttaagaaaaaagatgagaGTCACTCAAAAGTCAATACTGATACACCTCTAGCAACAGAAATTGAAGCTTTAGTGACCAATGAGCGTCCCTCCAAATGTCCAAGAATTCAACCTGGAGAAATGGATGCTACTACTTTTCAACGTGATCCAGGATTATGTCCACAAATATGGGAATTTCCCGTAGACTTACAAGATGAAATGCGAAGTGCTTATATTAACACCGGTCCATGTCAACCCATACTTCCGGAATATCCATTTTCAGGAGAGGGTAATAATCGTCGCCGATTTCAAGCTTCTTGGTTCAACACATACTCAACTTGGTTGGAGTACTCGAAGTCAAAGGATGCCATATTTTGTCTTCAATGCTATGTTTTTGCTAAGAAATCAACAGGCCGTCCAGGATTAGATGCATTTATTGTGAAAGGCTTTAACAATTGGAAAAAG TCACGGCACATTGACAAGTTAGTTGAAAAACAAACATTAcaagaaacagaaaataatCGGTTGCGGCTCAAAACCTCGGTAGATAGTGTTCAATGGCTAGCATTCCAAGCATGTGCCtttagaggtcatgatgaaaGGTCTGACTCAAAAAATCAAGGTAACTTCATTGAATTGATAAAGCTCCTAGCAACTTATAATGATGATGTTTCTGGACTTGTCTTGGAAAATGCTCCAAAGAATGCGAAATATACATCACccaaaattcaaaaggaaattCTGCATATCATTGCAAATAAAGTGCGGGATGTGATTCGAAAAGAAATTGGGGATGCCAAATTTTGCATTCTCATTGCTGAAGCTCGGGATGAGTCAAAAAGGGAGCAAATGGCTATTATTCTGAGGTTTGTTGATAAAGATGGTTTTATAAGAGAGCGATTCTTTCATGTCGTGCATGTTAATGATACTATTGCATTAACtttgaaaaagaatatatgTGCTGTTCTTTCTCGTTACAACCTTCAAATTGAGATTATTCGAGGTCAAGGATATGATGGAGGTAGTAATATGCGTGGTGAATGGAATGGGTTACAAGCTTTATTTTTGAGGGATTGTCCCTATGCATATTATATGCATTATAAACTACAATTAGCTTTAGTTGCAGCATCTAGAGAAGCCAAGCATATTCATCAGTTCTTTATTCAGTTGGCTTCTATTATCAATATTGTTGGTGGTTCTTCTAAACATCATGATGAATTACAATCTGCTCAAGCTActgaaattgaaagtttgattgTTTCTAATAAAATTGAGACTGGAAAGGGTGCAAACCAAATTG TTATCAACAATATCTCCAAGGAGGGAGCTAATTATTCTCAACGTGGTGATGCTGAAGCGGCTTACATGGTATTaacatcatttgaatttgttttcataTTGCATTTGATGAATGATATTATGGGACTCACTAATATGTTGTGTCAAACTTTGCAACAAAAATCTATAGACATTTTAAATGCCGCGAGTCAAGTTTCAACTACACAATTACTCATTCAACAGAGGAGAGAAGATGGGTGGGAGCCTTTGCTTGCTACTGTTAAATCATTTTGTGAAGAAAATGATATTGATATTCCTGATATGAATGCTCATTACAGTAGAGCTCGAGGTCGATCTCATCATCAAGATGAAGGGTCTTTGACAACAGTTGAGCATCATTTTAGAGTTGATATATTTACTGCTGCAATAGACTTTCAATTAcaagaattgaaaaatagatttgGTGAGCAGGCTGTAGAACTCCTCACTCTTAGCGTTGCTTTAAGCCCGAAAGATGCATACAAATCATTTAAGATTGATGATATATGCAAATTAGCTAAGAAGTTTTATCCTAAAGATTTCAACAAGCAAGaaagattttgtttaaaatttcaaTTGGAGCATTATAAGCTTGATGTGCCAAAGCATTCAGATTTTCAAAATATGTCTACATTATCTGAGTTATGCAGAGGATTGGCACATTCGGAAAAGTCAAAGATCTATCCTTTGATTAACAAGTTGATTCGCCTAGTGTTGACTCTCCTTGTTTCTACTTCGACTACAGAACGAGCTTTTTCTGCCATGAAACTTATAAAAACTAGATTGCGTAGTAGAATGGAAGATGAGTTTCTTGCAGGCCATATGGtagtttatattgaaaaagaaattgctAAGAATTTCACTTCAGAAATGATAATGGATGAATTTTATTCCATCAGCAATCGTCGTCGAGCATAA
- the LOC133875546 gene encoding protein PAT1 homolog: MDASCAGGSIEEPPNRRDLKQFGDNPTVFDASQYAFFGKDVVEEVELGGLEDEEVGLPAVGTDEEEFMYNIEEGEDLQSLSDIDDLASTFSKLNKVVSGPRSTGVIGDMGSREGSSVAEWAQGEDFPYWLDPHGFDSESSQEGKRWSSQPSGRLAESKPLYRTSSYPEQQQQPHHQNHQPFTSEPILVPKSSFTSYPPPGGRSPLGSPNQHSGHLNIPYITGGPEMALSSPNLSPFSNSRPQLIGLHQGSNFGGNVPQFSHSVSVNSRPPNQWVNQSNFYPGDHSSLVNNLLQQRLPHQNGLMPPQVMPQPQPQQHRLHHPVQPSFGHLSGFQSQLFNPHLSPGPPLMSKFDAMLGLSDMMRDQRPKSAQRGRLNLRLSHQGFDTSSHKSDTGWPQFRSKYMTSDEIESILRMQLAATHSNDPYVDDYYHQACLAKKSAGAKLKHHFCPNQLRDLPPRARANAEPHAFLQVDALGRVPFSSIRRPRPLLEVDPPNLSVAGSNEQKVLEKPLEQEPMLAARVTIEDGLCLLLDVDDIDRFLQFNQLQDGGAQLRRRQQVLLEGMAASLQLVDPLGKNGNTVGLAHTDDLVFLRLVSLPKGRKLLARYLQLLYPGGELMRIVCMAIFRHLRFLFGGLPSDLAAAETTDNLARVVSLCVCGMDLSAISACLAAVVCSSEQPPLRPLGSSAGDGASLILKSVLERATELLTDPHAASNYNITNRSLWQASFDEFFGLLTKYCINKYDSVMQSLLMQAPPNVAAIGSDAARAISKEMPVELLRASLPHTDELQKKVLLDFAQRSVPIDGFNSNGGESAGLMNSESVLS, translated from the exons ATGGATGCGTCTTGTGCTGGGGGTAGTATTGAAGAGCCTCCCAACCGTAGAGATCTTAAGCAATTCGGAGACAATCCCACAG TATTTGATGCATCACAATATGCGTTCTTTGGTAAAGATGTTGTTGAGGAAGTTGAGTTGGGGGGCTTAGAAGATGAGGAGGTCGGTTTGCCTGCAGTTGGGACAGATGAGGAGGAATTTATGTACAATATAGAAGAG GGTGAGGATTTACAATCTCTGTCTGATATTGATGATCTTGCTAGTACTTTCTCAAAG TTGAACAAGGTTGTTAGTGGACCAAGAAGCACTGGAGTTATTGGTGATATGGGATCCAGAGAAG GTTCATCTGTTGCTGAATGGGCACAAGGGGAGGATTTTCCTTACTGGTTGGATCCACATGGATTTGACTCTGAAAGCAGTCAGGAAGGCAAACGGTGGTCATCACAGCCATCTGGTCGCCTTGCAGAATCAAAGCCTTTGTACAGAACGTCTTCATACCCTGAGCAGCAACAACAGCCTCATCACCAAAACCACCAACCCTTCACCAGTGAGCCAATTCTTGTTCCAAAATCTTCTTTTACTTCATATCCTCCCCCTGGTGGCAGGTCTCCCCTGGGTTCACCAAACCAGCACTCGGGCCACCTGAACATCCCATATATTACTGGTGGACCTGAGATGGCGTTATCTTCACCAAATCTGTCTCCTTTCTCAAATTCTCGGCCTCAGTTGATTGGTTTGCATCAGGGTTCAAATTTTGGTGGGAATGTGCCTCAGTTTAGTCACAGTGTCTCTGTTAATAGCCGACCACCAAACCAATGGGTTAATCAGTCCAACTTTTATCCTGGAGATCATTCGAGTCTTGTCAACAATTTGTTGCAACAACGGTTACCTCATCAGAATGGATTAATGCCTCCACAAGTGATGCCGCAACCACAGCCGCAGCAGCATAGGCTGCATCATCCTGTTCAGCCATCATTTGGCCATTTATCGGGATTTCAATCGCAACTATTTAATCCACATCTTTCTCCAGGGCCACCCTTGATGAGCAAGTTTGATGCAATGCTTGGCCTTTCTGATATGATGAGAGATCAAAGACCAAAATCAGCTCAGAGAGGGAGACTGAATCTCCGGCTTTCCCATCAGGGCTTTGATACCAGTAGCCACAAGAGTGATACTGGGTGGCCGCAGTTTAGATCAAAGTATATGACATCTGATGAAATAGAGAGTATCCTTCGAATGCAGCTTGCTGCGACGCATAGTAATGACCCGTATGTAGATGACTATTATCACCAGGCTTGTCTTGCAAAGAAATCTGCTGGGGCCAAACTGAAACATCATTTCTGCCCTAATCAACTGAGGGATCTTCCACCTCGTGCCCGTGCTAATGCTGAGCCACATGCTTTTCTCCAAGTTGATGCTCTTGGGCGGGTTCCATTTTCTTCAATTCGTAGGCCCCGTCCTCTTCTTGAAGTTGACCCTCCAAATCTGTCTGTTGCTGGCAGCAATGAACAAAAAGTTTTGGAGAAGCCCCTTGAACAAGAGCCAATGCTTGCGGCTAGAGTGACAATCGAGGATGGTTTATGTCTTCTTCTTGATGTAGATGATATTGACCGTTTCTTACAGTTCAATCAGCTCCAAGATGGCGGGGCCCAGTTGAGACGGAGGCAGCAAGTCCTGCTGGAAGGGATGGCAGCATCGCTTCAACTGGTTGACCCACTTGGCAAAAATGGCAACACAGTTGGGCTTGCTCATACGGATGATTTGGTCTTCTTACGGTTGGTTTCTCTTCCCAAGGGCCGGAAGCTCCTTGCAAGGTATCTTCAGCTTCTCTATCCTGGTGGCGAGCTCATGCGAATAGTTTGCATGGCAATTTTCCGTCATTTAAGGTTCTTATTTGGTGGCCTTCCCTCTGATCTAGCAGCAGCAGAAACAACAGATAATCTTGCAAGGGTTGTCTCACTGTGTGTTTGTGGCATGGATCTTAGTGCAATCAGTGCCTGTCTAGCAGCAGTAGTTTGTTCCTCAGAGCAGCCCCCACTTCGTCCTCTTGGAAGCTCAGCTGGAGATGGGGCTTCCCTGATTCTAAAATCTGTACTGGAGCGGGCAACTGAGCTTTTAACTGATCCTCATGCTGCTAGCAACTACAACATAACTAATCGGTCACTTTGGCAGGCCTCATTTGATGAATTCTTTGGCCTTCTCACCAAGTACTGCATAAATAAATACGACAGTGTTATGCAATCTTTGCTTATGCAAGCTCCACCAAATGTTGCTGCTATTGGGTCAGATGCAGCCAGAGCTATTAGTAAGGAAATGCCAGTTGAGCTGTTACGTGCTAGTCTTCCTCACACTGATGAGCTCCAAAAAAAGGTGTTGTTGGATTTTGCACAGCGCTctgtgccaatagatggattTAACAGTAATGGTGGGGAGAGTGCTGGGCTCATGAATTCTGAGTCGGTGCTGagttga